One window from the genome of Candidatus Leptovillus gracilis encodes:
- a CDS encoding NERD domain-containing protein produces MIILRDEKRIARLSLIAKITSYGGMGILLLGLALAFVSADFQRVFIFQLMALFVGWIASQVGIYLTQRYVRSPRPDQVLDEAARKVSKNGRIYHFLLPAPHTLLTPQGIIVFNPKPHTGKISVQGDKWQQKGGFLRRLLGQEPIGNPTQEVERMVEGLANFIRKNAPEVEEVPIGALIVFTTKGASELDLKESRIPAMHYTKVKGFLRQQKHEVLSPEVYGAIRRAFDGQAVHLAEVVYEGDSS; encoded by the coding sequence ATGATTATCTTACGCGATGAAAAACGGATTGCCCGGCTGAGTCTGATAGCCAAAATTACCAGTTATGGCGGCATGGGTATTTTGCTGCTTGGTCTGGCGTTGGCGTTTGTGTCGGCGGATTTCCAGCGGGTGTTTATCTTTCAGTTGATGGCCCTGTTTGTGGGTTGGATTGCGTCGCAGGTGGGTATTTATCTGACACAGCGGTACGTGCGCAGCCCACGGCCGGACCAGGTATTGGATGAAGCGGCGCGGAAGGTGAGCAAAAACGGCCGTATCTACCACTTTCTCCTGCCGGCCCCGCACACCCTGCTAACGCCTCAGGGCATCATCGTCTTTAACCCCAAGCCCCATACCGGCAAAATTAGTGTACAGGGGGACAAATGGCAGCAGAAGGGCGGTTTTTTGCGCCGGTTGTTGGGGCAAGAACCCATTGGCAACCCAACGCAGGAAGTGGAAAGAATGGTCGAGGGCCTGGCTAACTTCATCCGCAAAAATGCCCCAGAGGTGGAAGAAGTGCCCATCGGCGCGTTGATCGTCTTTACCACCAAAGGCGCATCAGAGCTGGACCTGAAAGAGTCGCGCATCCCGGCCATGCACTACACCAAGGTCAAAGGCTTTTTGCGTCAACAGAAACATGAGGTATTGTCGCCAGAGGTGTATGGGGCCATTCGTCGGGCGTTTGATGGTCAGGCGGTGCATCTGGCCGAGGTTGTGTATGAGGGAGATTCAAGCTAA
- the fabF gene encoding beta-ketoacyl-ACP synthase II: protein MTNFLDARGRPRIVITGLGMIGPLGHTADESWDNLIHGRSGVGPITQFDASHLPVRIAGEVKDFNPGDYMNFKESRRMSRASQLAVAAATMALTDAGLAHGLPDNERTGTLIGTGVGGFEVGERETTVLRTKGFSRVSPFAMTSFLPNMPSYHVSLLAQAMGPISTVVAACATGTQAIGEAAEFIRRGSADVVITGGVEGLIHESAIAGFAAMRAMATSYNDAPEKASKPFDKNREGFILSEGAGVVVLERLDQALARGAKIYAELLGHASSSDAFHVAAQDPDAAGAVRAMRWAIEDGGLRTGDIQYINAHGTGTPMNDLTETLAIKRLFGEPAYEIPVSSNKSMMGHAMGGTGAIEAIFSVYTLTHGLIPPTWNYETPDPECDLDYVPNVPRRADVQSVLSNSFGLGGQNACLVLGKYANHI, encoded by the coding sequence ATGACAAATTTTCTGGATGCCCGTGGACGGCCCCGAATTGTGATCACCGGCCTGGGCATGATCGGACCATTGGGCCACACGGCCGACGAGAGCTGGGACAATCTGATACACGGCCGTTCCGGCGTCGGCCCCATTACCCAATTCGACGCCAGCCACCTGCCGGTGCGGATTGCCGGCGAAGTGAAGGACTTCAATCCCGGCGATTACATGAACTTCAAAGAATCGCGGCGCATGTCGCGCGCGTCGCAGTTGGCCGTAGCTGCGGCGACAATGGCCCTGACTGACGCCGGGCTGGCGCATGGCCTGCCGGACAACGAACGCACGGGCACGCTCATTGGCACCGGCGTCGGCGGGTTTGAGGTGGGCGAACGGGAGACGACGGTGCTGCGCACCAAAGGTTTCAGCCGGGTCAGCCCCTTTGCCATGACTTCTTTTTTGCCCAATATGCCCAGTTACCACGTCAGCCTGCTGGCTCAGGCTATGGGTCCCATCAGCACCGTGGTGGCTGCCTGCGCCACCGGCACACAGGCCATCGGCGAAGCGGCGGAGTTTATCCGGCGCGGTTCGGCCGATGTGGTGATTACCGGCGGCGTGGAGGGGTTGATCCACGAATCGGCCATCGCCGGATTTGCGGCGATGCGGGCGATGGCTACCAGTTACAACGACGCGCCAGAGAAGGCCAGCAAACCGTTCGACAAAAACCGTGAGGGTTTTATCCTCAGCGAAGGGGCGGGTGTGGTGGTTTTGGAACGCCTGGACCAGGCGTTGGCGCGTGGTGCGAAGATTTACGCCGAACTGTTGGGCCATGCTTCTTCTTCGGATGCGTTTCATGTGGCGGCGCAGGACCCAGACGCGGCTGGCGCGGTGCGGGCCATGCGTTGGGCCATTGAAGATGGCGGTCTGCGAACCGGCGACATTCAATATATTAATGCTCACGGCACAGGCACGCCGATGAATGACCTGACGGAAACGCTGGCGATTAAACGGTTGTTCGGCGAACCGGCCTACGAAATCCCTGTCAGCAGCAACAAATCTATGATGGGGCACGCCATGGGCGGTACGGGAGCCATAGAAGCGATTTTCTCGGTGTATACGCTGACGCATGGCCTCATCCCGCCGACATGGAATTACGAGACGCCAGATCCCGAATGTGACCTGGATTATGTGCCCAACGTGCCGCGCCGGGCCGACGTGCAGAGTGTGTTGTCTAATTCGTTTGGGTTGGGCGGGCAAAATGCCTGCCTGGTCCTGGGGAAATACGCCAATCACATCTGA
- the plsX gene encoding phosphate acyltransferase PlsX, giving the protein MRIVVDAMGSDNHPGPDVAGAVLAAREFGDTIILVGDRARIEAELVQLDAAGLPLEIQHAGQAVSMTDKPSDVVKSKPDSSMHVGLSLVRSGAADAFVSAGNTGAVLGIAMLRQVGLGRIPGVKRPALGVIFPTKERPFLMDNGANADCRPEYMPQFGLMGSLYVSQVLGIANPRVALISNGEEEGKGNALIKEAIPLLAASGLNYIGNIEPKEFMRGAADVALTDGFTGNIMMKTAEAIASYMSDLIREELMANPLTAVGGLLAKSAFGRVRRRLDPHEVGGAPLLGVNGAVIVGHGRSNAYAIKQAVGQARQLVAHNVVASIAEGLAAVKPAAAQLKEEL; this is encoded by the coding sequence ATGCGAATTGTAGTAGACGCTATGGGCAGCGATAACCACCCTGGCCCAGATGTGGCCGGCGCGGTGCTGGCTGCCCGCGAATTTGGGGATACTATTATCCTGGTGGGCGACCGGGCGCGGATTGAGGCGGAGCTGGTGCAATTAGATGCAGCCGGTTTACCATTGGAGATTCAACACGCCGGGCAAGCGGTGAGCATGACCGACAAACCGTCGGATGTGGTGAAGAGCAAACCGGATTCTTCGATGCACGTAGGGCTGAGCCTGGTGCGCAGCGGCGCAGCGGATGCGTTTGTCTCGGCGGGCAACACCGGCGCGGTGTTGGGCATTGCCATGCTGCGCCAGGTGGGTCTGGGGCGCATTCCAGGCGTGAAGCGGCCGGCGCTGGGGGTGATTTTCCCGACGAAGGAACGGCCGTTTCTCATGGACAACGGCGCCAATGCCGACTGTCGGCCAGAGTACATGCCCCAATTTGGCCTGATGGGCAGCCTGTACGTGTCGCAGGTCTTGGGCATCGCCAACCCGCGCGTGGCCCTCATCTCCAACGGCGAAGAAGAAGGCAAAGGTAATGCGCTGATTAAAGAGGCCATTCCCCTACTGGCGGCCAGCGGGCTGAATTACATTGGCAACATCGAGCCAAAAGAGTTTATGCGCGGCGCGGCCGATGTAGCCCTGACCGATGGGTTTACCGGCAACATTATGATGAAAACGGCCGAAGCTATCGCCAGCTACATGTCTGACCTGATCCGGGAAGAACTGATGGCAAACCCGCTAACGGCCGTTGGTGGCCTGCTGGCAAAATCGGCGTTTGGGCGGGTGCGGCGGCGGCTAGACCCGCACGAAGTGGGCGGCGCGCCGCTGTTGGGCGTGAACGGGGCGGTGATTGTTGGACACGGCCGTTCCAACGCCTACGCCATCAAGCAGGCGGTAGGGCAGGCGCGGCAGTTGGTGGCCCACAACGTTGTGGCGTCCATCGCGGAAGGTTTAGCCGCAGTAAAACCGGCGGCTGCCCAACTGAAGGAAGAACTATGA
- a CDS encoding helix-turn-helix transcriptional regulator: MMDPVTFAKAIADDTRQQIMHLLCCRWLCVNDVVEQIGGVTQPTVSHHLGVLREAELVHTRRDGKQVFYTLNQDAIAECCGTLLFRFAPEKVAESPFIRLQEIPVNP; encoded by the coding sequence ATGATGGACCCTGTGACGTTTGCCAAAGCCATTGCCGACGATACCCGGCAGCAGATTATGCACTTGCTCTGCTGCCGCTGGCTGTGCGTCAATGACGTGGTGGAGCAAATTGGCGGCGTCACGCAGCCAACCGTCTCCCATCACCTGGGCGTTTTGCGTGAGGCGGAGTTGGTGCATACACGGCGTGATGGGAAGCAAGTGTTTTACACCCTGAATCAGGACGCCATCGCCGAATGTTGTGGCACGCTGCTGTTCCGCTTTGCGCCGGAAAAGGTAGCAGAAAGCCCTTTCATCCGGCTGCAAGAAATACCTGTCAATCCTTAA
- the arsM gene encoding arsenite methyltransferase yields the protein MEELTPEKIHEEVQARYGRIADEFKLELASSCCGDGGDCCGDNPSADAEGLFANLYQSDTSWLPDDVTGLSLGCGDPIALAELQPGQTVLDLGSGGGIDCFMAARQVGPEGHVIGVDMTDAMLAKANRNKAVVGLENVEFRKGHIEALPVTADTVDVIISNCVINLSPDKPAVFREAFRVLKPGGKMAVSDVVTLGQFTPEERANMAAWTGCITGAEDVADYVAAMYAAGFTAVSVRDKANPNVELAASPRMTGKPHVLSGRVTAVKPA from the coding sequence ATGGAAGAGTTAACCCCCGAAAAGATACATGAAGAAGTGCAGGCGCGCTACGGCCGTATCGCCGACGAGTTCAAACTGGAACTGGCTTCCTCCTGCTGTGGCGATGGCGGTGACTGCTGCGGCGACAATCCCAGCGCCGATGCCGAGGGACTATTCGCCAACCTGTACCAGAGCGATACCAGTTGGCTGCCAGACGACGTGACCGGCTTGTCGCTGGGCTGCGGCGACCCCATCGCCCTGGCTGAATTACAGCCGGGGCAAACGGTGCTGGACCTGGGTTCCGGCGGTGGCATTGACTGCTTCATGGCTGCTCGCCAGGTGGGGCCAGAGGGTCACGTCATTGGCGTGGACATGACGGATGCGATGCTGGCGAAGGCCAATCGCAACAAGGCGGTGGTGGGCCTGGAAAATGTGGAGTTTCGCAAAGGGCACATCGAAGCGCTGCCGGTGACCGCAGACACGGTAGATGTGATCATTTCTAACTGTGTGATCAACCTTAGTCCAGACAAACCGGCCGTCTTCCGTGAAGCCTTCCGCGTGCTGAAGCCAGGTGGCAAAATGGCCGTGTCTGATGTGGTAACGTTGGGGCAGTTTACACCGGAGGAACGGGCCAATATGGCTGCCTGGACCGGCTGCATCACCGGCGCGGAGGATGTGGCCGATTACGTGGCGGCTATGTATGCGGCCGGGTTTACGGCCGTTTCCGTGCGTGACAAAGCCAACCCAAACGTGGAACTGGCTGCTTCGCCGCGTATGACCGGCAAACCGCATGTGTTAAGTGGTCGGGTGACGGCCGTCAAACCCGCCTGA
- the ssb gene encoding single-stranded DNA-binding protein, producing MYQKIIIIGNLGRDPEMRYMPDGTAVTSFSVATSSRWTDKASGQPREETTWFRVSVWRQQAETANQYLTKGSKVLVEGRLKPDPTTGAPRLWTRQDGTVSSSYEITADTVRFLTPKGEGGYASGGDFAEEGAPAHEEDDIPF from the coding sequence ATGTATCAAAAGATCATTATCATTGGCAACTTAGGACGCGACCCGGAGATGCGGTACATGCCCGATGGCACGGCCGTTACCAGTTTCAGCGTCGCCACCAGCTCGCGTTGGACCGACAAAGCCAGCGGCCAACCCCGCGAAGAAACAACCTGGTTCCGCGTTAGCGTCTGGCGGCAGCAAGCCGAAACGGCCAATCAATATCTGACCAAAGGCAGCAAAGTATTGGTCGAGGGTCGCCTGAAGCCAGACCCCACAACCGGCGCACCGCGGCTGTGGACGCGACAGGATGGCACCGTTAGCTCATCCTATGAAATCACGGCCGACACCGTGCGCTTCCTGACGCCCAAGGGTGAAGGTGGCTACGCCAGTGGTGGTGATTTCGCCGAAGAAGGCGCGCCAGCCCATGAAGAAGACGACATTCCTTTCTAA
- a CDS encoding Glu/Leu/Phe/Val dehydrogenase, with product MTENLNPFAIAQAQLDGAAAVLQLDPDMHAFLRQPMREFHFTIPVKMNDGHTEIFQGFRVQYNDARGPAKGGIRFHPRETIDTVRALAAWMTWKTAVSDIPLGGGKGGVICNPREMQPDELERLSRGYMRAISRYVGLTKDSPAPDVYTNPQIMAWMLDEYEVLTGHHEPGAITGKPLQLGGSAARGPATAMGGMFTIREAAKLRGLTLAGATCAIQGYGNVGGFAHRLAHDLFGLKVIAVSDEFGGVYNAHGLNPDDVTKHLQQTGKVIGLPGADAIDNKDLLELDVDILIPAAIENQLTGQNADNIKAKIVAELANGPTTPEADKILNDKGIYIIPDFLCNAGGVIVSYFEMVQNAYQFYWDETMVNDRLDKKITTAFLAVHDMAQAKKVENRVAAYLVAVNRVAEAVRLRGWV from the coding sequence ATGACAGAAAATTTAAATCCGTTTGCAATTGCGCAAGCGCAGCTAGATGGCGCTGCGGCCGTTTTACAATTAGACCCCGACATGCACGCATTTTTGCGCCAGCCGATGCGTGAATTTCACTTCACCATCCCGGTGAAGATGAACGATGGGCATACGGAAATCTTCCAGGGTTTCCGGGTGCAGTACAACGACGCTCGTGGCCCGGCCAAGGGTGGCATTCGCTTTCATCCTAGAGAAACCATTGATACTGTGCGGGCGTTGGCGGCGTGGATGACCTGGAAAACGGCCGTGTCCGACATCCCCCTCGGTGGCGGCAAAGGCGGCGTTATCTGCAACCCGCGTGAAATGCAGCCTGATGAACTGGAACGCCTCAGCCGCGGCTACATGCGCGCCATCTCCCGCTACGTTGGCCTGACCAAAGATTCACCCGCCCCGGATGTTTACACCAACCCACAAATCATGGCCTGGATGCTCGACGAATACGAAGTCCTCACCGGCCACCACGAACCAGGGGCCATCACCGGCAAGCCCTTGCAACTCGGCGGCTCGGCGGCGCGTGGACCAGCCACGGCCATGGGCGGCATGTTCACCATCCGCGAAGCGGCCAAACTGCGCGGCCTGACGCTGGCAGGCGCGACTTGCGCCATTCAAGGCTATGGCAACGTTGGCGGCTTCGCCCACCGGCTGGCCCATGATCTCTTTGGCCTGAAAGTGATCGCCGTCAGCGACGAGTTTGGCGGCGTCTACAACGCCCACGGCCTCAACCCAGACGACGTGACAAAACATTTACAACAAACCGGCAAGGTTATCGGACTCCCCGGCGCCGACGCGATTGACAATAAAGATTTGTTGGAGCTAGACGTAGACATCCTGATTCCGGCGGCCATTGAAAATCAATTAACCGGCCAAAACGCCGACAACATCAAAGCCAAAATCGTGGCTGAATTAGCCAACGGCCCCACCACGCCCGAAGCCGACAAAATCCTAAACGACAAAGGCATCTACATCATTCCCGATTTCTTGTGTAATGCCGGCGGCGTCATCGTCTCTTATTTTGAGATGGTGCAAAACGCCTACCAATTCTACTGGGACGAAACGATGGTCAACGACCGGTTGGACAAGAAAATCACTACCGCCTTCCTGGCAGTCCACGACATGGCCCAGGCTAAAAAGGTGGAGAACCGCGTGGCGGCTTATCTGGTAGCCGTCAATCGGGTAGCCGAGGCAGTGCGGCTGCGCGGTTGGGTATGA
- a CDS encoding DUF92 domain-containing protein codes for MIQQLVSAFIISSGITSLAYRRKSLTGSGVVGGLLVGTLTLGLGGWAWALLLGIFFVSSSLLSHFKEGEKREAAEKFEKGHQRDFAQALANGGLGALIALGNALIPSPAWYYLFTGVMATVTADTWATELGTLSKTPPRLITTGNVVEVGTSGGVSLLGTAVSMLGGLLIGLAAGLAGRRKSFWLLALMGALSGLIGSLFDSLLGATVQQIYYCDQCQKDTERKLHRCGQTTRPIRGYAWLNNDMVNLLASVMGGATAVLLWLLFRRRRSV; via the coding sequence ATGATCCAACAACTCGTCAGCGCATTCATCATTAGCAGCGGCATCACTTCGCTGGCCTATCGGCGCAAGTCATTAACCGGATCGGGTGTGGTCGGGGGCCTGCTGGTGGGCACGCTGACGTTGGGGCTGGGCGGCTGGGCCTGGGCGCTGCTGCTGGGCATTTTTTTTGTCAGTTCCAGCCTGTTGTCTCACTTTAAAGAGGGCGAAAAGCGTGAAGCGGCCGAAAAATTTGAGAAGGGACATCAACGTGATTTTGCGCAGGCGCTGGCGAATGGTGGCCTGGGGGCGCTCATCGCTTTGGGCAATGCGCTGATCCCATCGCCCGCCTGGTATTATCTGTTTACCGGCGTCATGGCGACAGTAACGGCCGATACGTGGGCGACGGAATTGGGTACGTTGAGCAAAACCCCGCCGCGCTTGATTACGACGGGTAATGTGGTGGAAGTAGGCACGTCGGGCGGGGTGTCGTTGTTGGGCACGGCGGTTTCTATGCTCGGTGGTCTGCTCATCGGGCTGGCGGCAGGGCTGGCAGGGCGGCGTAAATCGTTTTGGCTGCTGGCGTTGATGGGCGCGTTGAGCGGTCTGATTGGCTCGCTGTTCGATAGTTTGTTGGGGGCCACTGTGCAGCAAATTTATTACTGCGATCAGTGCCAAAAAGACACGGAACGCAAGCTGCACCGCTGCGGCCAGACCACACGGCCCATTCGTGGCTATGCCTGGCTGAACAACGACATGGTTAATTTGCTGGCGTCGGTGATGGGTGGAGCGACGGCCGTTTTGCTGTGGTTGTTATTCCGGCGGCGGAGGTCTGTATGA
- a CDS encoding WD40 repeat domain-containing protein, which produces MKKEHAPLGFSLRHILKANNRAITRIAWSPNGRFLASASYDQSVRLWDADTGQEMRDIVGYSGSVFTVAVTPDNRQIISASKNALKIWDVVGPVRPYTLRGHQDYVYAVAASPDGRTLVSGAYDQTLKFWDLLTQSETASLRGHTGRISCIVVSPDGRLVYSGAGDGLIMVWDAVEHRQLQAFSGHQGEVLSLALTTNGQTLASGSHDGVVRLWQAQSGALRQTLTEHGGPITAVSFSAGDQFLASKSADGTVRLWRCADWQTVAILDEPHSSFAFAGMTFQPNGNGLATLGERDTVIRLWALDFALWVER; this is translated from the coding sequence ATGAAAAAGGAACACGCACCACTCGGTTTCTCGCTGCGCCACATTCTCAAAGCCAACAACCGCGCCATCACCCGCATTGCCTGGTCGCCAAACGGCCGTTTCCTGGCTTCGGCCTCCTATGATCAAAGCGTCCGCCTGTGGGACGCCGACACCGGCCAGGAAATGCGCGACATTGTTGGCTACAGTGGCTCTGTCTTCACTGTCGCCGTCACCCCAGACAACCGGCAGATCATCTCCGCTTCCAAGAATGCGCTGAAGATTTGGGATGTGGTCGGCCCGGTGCGACCGTATACCCTGCGCGGCCATCAGGATTATGTCTACGCAGTAGCCGCTTCACCAGACGGCCGTACCCTTGTCTCTGGCGCCTATGACCAGACGCTTAAATTCTGGGACCTGCTGACACAAAGCGAAACAGCTTCTTTGCGCGGCCACACGGGGCGAATTAGCTGCATCGTCGTCAGTCCAGACGGCCGTCTGGTTTACTCCGGCGCCGGCGATGGTCTGATCATGGTCTGGGACGCGGTCGAACATCGCCAACTGCAGGCTTTTTCCGGCCATCAGGGCGAGGTGCTGTCACTGGCGCTGACAACGAATGGGCAAACGCTGGCTTCCGGCAGCCATGATGGCGTCGTGCGCCTCTGGCAGGCGCAAAGTGGGGCACTGCGCCAGACGTTGACAGAGCATGGTGGGCCGATAACGGCCGTATCCTTTTCAGCCGGCGATCAATTTCTGGCCAGCAAATCGGCCGATGGCACAGTGCGCCTGTGGCGCTGCGCCGACTGGCAGACAGTCGCCATTTTAGACGAACCCCATTCATCCTTTGCCTTCGCGGGCATGACCTTTCAGCCCAATGGCAATGGGCTGGCGACGTTGGGCGAAAGAGACACGGTAATCCGGCTGTGGGCGCTGGATTTTGCGCTGTGGGTAGAAAGGTGA
- a CDS encoding FHA domain-containing protein, protein MTVELYIHTELSNDVKERQATLAAARALYDEFHNSPELYLFIANIDPKQDPAFAGLTQLDAVVLGPRFVTLLEFKNCFNPIIATDLETTWYSHSSEGDEPMLAGKSINPFQQVRYARNVWKNYLRQGAANVLKPSRLNHLRYAFEQSDAWSHLSACILIYPGLHPDSQLSPLKKAQLWCHIDSVSQLGKLSYIIESQRLILTAEERLVMTRTLFHARPWMDNRLGLHDLLGYLHVQEVGKEAVRYPIHSYQEFTIGRQTIPAGKGHRVQPQQTIVSSRHTRLETDGNKVYVYDTDSKNGTFVNGRQIPPNLPVQLHGTQDVVSLGPPERQVCTFWFEPEAPYQTLLPTETLHLGNSPDGLAAFHRPDSDQ, encoded by the coding sequence GTGACAGTTGAGCTTTACATCCACACCGAATTATCCAATGATGTGAAGGAGCGGCAGGCCACGTTAGCGGCGGCGCGCGCTTTGTATGATGAATTCCACAATTCGCCAGAGCTTTACCTGTTTATCGCCAACATTGATCCAAAACAAGACCCCGCCTTTGCCGGCCTGACACAGCTAGACGCCGTTGTGCTTGGCCCACGTTTTGTAACCCTCCTGGAATTTAAAAACTGCTTCAACCCCATTATCGCCACAGACCTGGAAACAACCTGGTATTCGCACAGCAGCGAAGGCGACGAACCCATGCTGGCAGGGAAGAGTATCAACCCGTTTCAGCAGGTAAGATATGCGCGTAATGTCTGGAAAAATTACCTGCGTCAGGGAGCAGCTAATGTGCTGAAACCGAGCAGGTTAAACCACCTGCGTTATGCCTTTGAACAAAGCGACGCCTGGTCTCATCTTAGCGCCTGTATTCTTATTTATCCAGGGCTGCATCCCGATTCACAACTTTCCCCGCTGAAAAAGGCGCAGCTTTGGTGCCACATAGACAGTGTTAGCCAATTGGGCAAACTGTCTTATATCATTGAATCCCAGCGTCTGATTTTAACGGCCGAAGAGCGTCTGGTTATGACACGCACCCTGTTCCATGCGCGCCCCTGGATGGACAACCGCCTGGGTTTACATGACCTACTGGGCTATTTGCATGTGCAAGAGGTGGGAAAGGAGGCGGTTCGCTACCCAATTCACAGTTATCAGGAGTTTACTATCGGCCGTCAAACCATACCTGCGGGCAAGGGCCACCGCGTTCAACCGCAGCAGACTATTGTGAGCAGTCGCCATACGCGCCTGGAAACAGATGGCAACAAGGTGTATGTGTATGACACCGACAGCAAAAATGGTACGTTTGTCAACGGCCGTCAGATCCCCCCGAACTTACCCGTTCAATTACACGGCACACAAGACGTCGTTTCGTTAGGCCCGCCAGAGAGGCAGGTCTGCACCTTTTGGTTTGAGCCAGAAGCCCCTTACCAGACGCTGCTGCCCACCGAAACGCTGCACCTAGGAAACTCTCCCGACGGTCTGGCAGCCTTCCATCGGCCTGATTCAGACCAATGA
- a CDS encoding protein kinase, which yields MLTEVGRYQIIRKIGQGGMAVVYLAQDPHIHREVAIKIMNTQALQSEELRARFDQEAQTIASLDHPCIVPIYDYGEVGGAPYLVMRYMVGGTLDNWLRQGALPLPTILEILQRLARALDEAHRRGVVHRDLKPGNILFDQRQTAFLSDFGIVKRLNASVNLTQGLSTIGTPAYMSPEQALGGTELDGRADIYSLGVVLFEMLTGQRPFQAADSMALLHAHVYEPVPPLHQFNPHLPDEYQPLVEKAMAKKREQRFATAGELVQAIEPLVGGAPPNAVVPPSPTFTPPTVSAYPLKPPDAAGLSTAERLKRQIKRLPVWVRLLIMSLAFIALALGLFRVLADSVAGSLTGAAVTTPPPTGTLPALVAQDTPANLPETATLPAGTLVLLEWDDSAIWQKSSSDLARIPSDGLISFAGTEPQTLQTNAGSLELILPDRSRLYLDANTTLQIERVEGVGGAEDTAVTLLSGHLVAQPAGQFLRIASRPAFTPKRKPALSAWNLTPTAPILL from the coding sequence ATGTTAACCGAAGTTGGACGCTACCAGATCATCAGAAAAATAGGCCAGGGCGGCATGGCAGTGGTTTACCTGGCGCAGGATCCGCACATCCACCGCGAGGTCGCCATCAAAATCATGAACACGCAGGCGCTGCAAAGTGAAGAACTGCGCGCCCGCTTTGACCAGGAAGCCCAGACCATCGCCTCGCTGGACCACCCCTGCATCGTACCCATTTACGATTATGGCGAAGTGGGCGGCGCGCCCTATCTGGTAATGCGCTATATGGTCGGTGGCACATTGGATAATTGGCTGCGCCAGGGCGCGCTGCCCTTGCCCACCATCCTGGAAATTTTACAGCGTTTAGCCAGAGCGCTAGATGAGGCGCATCGCCGCGGCGTCGTCCACCGCGACCTGAAACCGGGCAACATCCTGTTCGATCAGCGCCAGACAGCCTTTTTGTCCGACTTCGGCATCGTAAAGCGGCTTAACGCCTCCGTCAACCTGACGCAAGGTCTGAGTACGATCGGCACCCCGGCTTACATGAGTCCTGAACAGGCATTGGGCGGCACAGAATTAGACGGCCGTGCCGACATCTATTCCCTGGGCGTAGTGTTATTTGAGATGCTCACCGGGCAGCGGCCGTTTCAGGCCGCAGACAGCATGGCGCTGCTGCACGCCCACGTATATGAACCTGTCCCGCCCCTGCATCAGTTTAACCCCCACCTACCCGACGAGTATCAGCCGCTTGTCGAAAAGGCAATGGCCAAAAAGCGCGAGCAGCGTTTCGCTACCGCTGGCGAACTGGTACAGGCAATAGAACCGCTGGTTGGTGGCGCGCCGCCGAATGCGGTTGTTCCACCATCGCCGACGTTTACACCACCGACGGTGAGCGCTTACCCACTGAAGCCGCCGGATGCTGCCGGCCTTTCCACCGCCGAACGCCTCAAGCGGCAGATAAAACGCCTGCCAGTTTGGGTGCGCCTTCTGATTATGAGCCTGGCCTTTATTGCGCTGGCCCTGGGCCTGTTCCGCGTCCTGGCCGATTCGGTGGCCGGTTCTTTAACCGGCGCGGCCGTGACCACCCCTCCCCCTACCGGCACGCTGCCCGCTTTGGTCGCCCAAGACACACCCGCCAACTTACCTGAGACGGCAACCCTGCCGGCGGGCACATTGGTCTTGCTGGAATGGGACGACAGCGCTATCTGGCAAAAGAGCAGCAGCGACCTGGCCCGCATCCCATCTGACGGACTCATCTCTTTTGCCGGAACCGAGCCGCAGACGCTGCAAACCAATGCCGGTTCGCTGGAGCTGATTTTGCCGGACCGTTCCCGCTTGTACCTGGACGCCAATACCACGCTGCAAATTGAGCGGGTGGAGGGGGTTGGCGGGGCAGAGGATACGGCCGTTACCCTGCTGTCCGGCCATTTGGTGGCCCAACCGGCCGGCCAATTCTTGCGCATCGCCTCCCGCCCGGCTTTTACGCCGAAGCGCAAACCGGCCTTGTCGGCGTGGAATTTGACGCCGACCGCTCCCATTTTGCTGTAG